A window of Fragaria vesca subsp. vesca linkage group LG7, FraVesHawaii_1.0, whole genome shotgun sequence contains these coding sequences:
- the LOC101299719 gene encoding subtilisin-like protease SDD1-like: MGNKRSVAIRFSYLLGFIFMFHLSLAVLIDENDSIPDGDSRMQTYFVWVQKPTDKVSALNSQDLESWYQTFLPESTTASSNKPSIPRMLYSYRNVATGFAAKLTPEEIKAMEKKDGFVHAHPERFLPLHTTHSPNFLGLQQVFGFWKKTNYGEGMIIGVLDTGISPGHPSFSDEGVPPPPEKWKGKCEFKFNGRTVCNNKLIGARNFQGGKETKEVSPFGEEGHGTLTSSIAAGNFVEGASVFGMANGTASGIAPYAHLAIYKVCTEAGCAESDILAAIDIAVEDGVDVLSLSIGFASSVPFHEDMVAIGAFGAFRKGIFVSCSAGNSGPSYSSMSNEAPWILTVGASTIDRKISSIAQLGDSPKYFYSGESLFDPKNFSTSPLLPLVYPGAIHNNKTEFCALGSLVNVEGKVVLCERGGGVGGTAKGEEVKRAGGAAMILVNEVTDGYSTLANAYVLPATNVGFQAGLSIKTYINSTTTPIATVYSPRTVIGDALAPMVASFSSRGPSIASPGILKPDIIGPGVNILAAWPVSVDNVTKFDILSGTSVSCPHLSGIAALIKSSHPDWSPAAIKSAIMTTADLLNLKGTPIVDRSNTPADIYSTGSGHVNPSKANDPGLIYDIRPDDYIPYLCGLNYTNNQIEMITQQRVDCSEVGVIAEAQLNYPSFSITIGSYQTQNYTRTVKNVGPAYSTYKSEIGEPQKWGVIVNVGVTPSVLTFTEVNQTITYNVEFSTKLVGQDGSFLQGHLRWVSDNHSVYSPIAVIFHS, encoded by the exons ATGGGGAATAAAAGGAGTGTAGCGATTCGATTTAGCTATCTTCTTGGATTCATTTTCATGTTTCATCTTTCACTAGCAGTACTTATTGATGAAAATGATAGTATACCAGATGGAGATAGTAGGATGCAAACTTACTTTGTTTGGGTACAAAAGCCCACAGACAAAGTTTCTGCTCTAAATTCTCAAGATTTAGAGAGTTGGTATCAGACATTTCTGCCAGAAAGTACTACTGCGAGCTCAAATAAGCCCAGCATTCCCCGAATGCTTTACTCATACCGTAATGTGGCCACCGGCTTTGCAGCGAAACTGACTCCAGAGGAAATTAAAGCAATGGAAAAGAAAGATGGGTTCGTGCATGCTCATCCAGAGAGGTTTCTGCCTTTGCACACAACTCATAGTCCAAACTTCCTGGGGCTGCAACAAGTGTTTGGATTTTGGAAAAAGACCAATTATGGTGAAGGAATGATCATAGGAGTTTTGGACACTGGGATATCTCCAGGTCATCCCTCATTTAGTGATGAAGGAGTGCCACCTCCCCCAGAGAAATGGAAAGGCAAATGCGAGTTCAAGTTCAATGGGAGAACAGTGTGCAACAACAAGCTTATTGGTGCAAGAAATTTTCAAGGTGGAAAAGAAACAAAAGAAGTCTCTCCATTTGGTGAAGAAGGCCATGGCACACTCACTTCTAGCATTGCTGCTGGAAACTTTGTGGAAGGCGCCAGCGTGTTTGGAATGGCAAATGGCACAGCATCTGGCATTGCACCTTATGCTCACTTGGCAATCTACAAGGTCTGCACCGAGGCAGGTTGTGCCGAAAGTGACATACTAGCAGCTATTGACATTGCTGTTGAGGACGGCGTAGATGTGCTCTCACTTTCCATAGGTTTTGCTTCCTCGGTTCCTTTCCATGAAGATATGGTTGCTATCGGCGCGTTTGGAGCATTTCGAAAGGGAATTTTCGTCAGCTGTTCAGCAGGAAACTCTGGCCCTTCCTATAGTTCCATGTCAAACGAGGCACCTTGGATTCTCACTGTTGGAGCAAGCACCATTGACAGGAAAATAAGCTCAATAGCACAACTTGGAGATTCTCCAAAATACTTTTACTCTGGTGAATCATTATTCGATCCTAAAAATTTTAGCACTTCACCATTGCTGCCTCTTGTTTATCCAGGTGCAATTCACAATAACAAAACTGAGTTCTGTGCCTTGGGATCTCTTGTAAATGTTGAAGGGAAAGTAGTGTTGTGTGAGAGAGGTGGAGGAGTGGGAGGAACTGCCAAAGGGGAAGAAGTGAAAAGAGCAGGAGGTGCTGCCATGATTCTAGTGAACGAAGTAACTGATGGCTATAGCACATTAGCTAATGCTTATGTACTTCCAGCAACAAATGTTGGTTTTCAAGCAGGTTTGAGTATCAAAACCTATATAAACTCAACAACTACACCTATAGCCACAGTTTATTCCCCACGCACTGTAATCGGAGATGCACTTGCTCCAATGGTTGCTTCTTTCTCATCAAGAGGACCGAGTATAGCTAGCCCCGGAATTCTAAAACCTGACATAATTGGTCCTGGTGTTAACATCCTTGCTGCATGGCCTGTTTCGGTGGATAATGTCACAAAATTTGACATTCTTTCAG GTACTTCGGTGTCATGCCCACACCTAAGTGGCATTGCAGCCTTGATCAAGAGTTCACATCCGGACTGGTCACCTGCTGCCATCAAATCCGCCATTATGACAACCGCTGATCTCTTAAACCTCAAAGGCACACCAATTGTTGATAGATCAAATACCCCAGCAGACATCTATAGCACTGGCTCAGGCCATGTCAACCCTTCAAAAGCCAATGACCCGGGGCTCATCTATGATATAAGACCAGACGATTACATTCCTTACTTGTGTGGTCTGAACTACACAAACAATCAAATAGAGATGATCACTCAACAAAGAGTGGACTGCTCTGAAGTAGGAGTCATCGCTGAAGCGCAGCTAAACTATCCTTCATTTTCTATCACAATAGGGTCCTATCAAACTCAGAATTACACAAGAACGGTGAAAAATGTTGGCCCAGCTTATTCAACCTACAAATCAGAGATTGGGGAACCCCAGAAATGGGGTGTGATTGTGAACGTGGGTGTGACTCCTTCGGTTCTTA